A window from Xiphophorus maculatus strain JP 163 A chromosome 17, X_maculatus-5.0-male, whole genome shotgun sequence encodes these proteins:
- the tulp3 gene encoding tubby-related protein 3 isoform X2 encodes MSYYSIRPSSSTSFSSNSTSSGIDDDGSSLMQQKLERQRALLEQKQRRKRQEPMMVQPNTENRHRRNRTLHCDEQDPLVESQLSVSNDVILDGIDGPAAFLGSEAGDLGTKIQVRSVSKPSSPQPRHQSPPQLQSPAAEETEQDGDTATLLEPKTDIHQLLQKEGLCGSMNFDEASEPGDEANEERTGSLFSNADALRPASASSGKNIPETVIPGSLSAESVLADAANLEEFVLLPAPRGVIFKCRITRDKKGMDRGLYPTYYMHMERDEERKAFLLAGRKRKKSKTSNYLISVDATDLSRDGESFIGKLRSNYTGTKFTVYDNGINPGKNLGTLLEESNTRQELAAICYDTNLLGFKGPRKMTVVLPGMNMNHERIPVRPQNEQESLVNRWQSNVMENLIELHNKAPVWNEDTQSYVLNFHGRVTQASVKNFQIVHDNDPDYIIMQFGRVAEDIFTLDYNYPMCALQAFAIGLSSFDNKLACE; translated from the exons ATGAGTTACTACAGTATAAG ACCTTCCAGCTCTACCAGCTTCTCTTCCAACTCCACATCCAG CGGCATTGACGATGACGGCAGCAGTTTAATGCAACAGAAGCTGGAAAGACAG CGGGCGCTGCTGGAGCAGAAGCAGCGGCGGAAACGACAGGAGCCCATGATGGTCCAGCCCAACACCGAGAATCGGCACCGCCGCAACAGGACGCTGCACTGCGATGAGCAGGACCCACTGGTGGAGTCTCAACTCAGCGTCAGCAACGATGTCATCCTTGATG GTATTGATGGACCGGCAGCCTTCCTGGGATCAGAAGCCGGCGATCTGGGAACGAAAATCCAAGTTCGGTCAGTGAGCAAGCCCTCGTCGCCACAGCCCCGCCATCAGTCTCCGCCTCAGCTGCAGAGTCCTGCAGCCGAAGAAACGGAACAAGACGGCGACACCGCCACTCTGCTGGAGCCCAAGACAGACATCCACCAGCTGCTACAGAAAGAAG GTCTGTGTGGAAGCATGAACTTTGATGAAGCCAGCGAACCCGGAGACGAGGCAAATGAGGAACGGACGGGTTCTCTGTTCTCCAACGCCGACGCACTCAGACCCGCATCGGCTTCCAGTGGCAAAAACATTCCT GAGACAGTAATCCCCGGATCACTTTCTGCAGAAAGTGTCCTTGCAGATGCTGCCAACCTGGAGGAGTTTGTGCTGCTGCCGGCTCCTCGTGGCGTCATCTTTAAATGCAGGATTACTCGGGACAAGAAGGGCATGGACCGCGGCCTCTACCCCACCTACTATATGCACATGGAGCGAGACGAAGAAAGAAAG GCGTTTTTGTTGGCtggaagaaagagaaagaagagcAAAACATCCAACTACTTGATTTCAGTGGATGCCACGGATCTGTCACGAGACGGAGAGAGCTTCATCGGCAAACTGAG GTCCAACTACACGGGCACTAAATTCACAGTGTACGACAACGGCATCAATCCTGGCAAAAACCTCGGGACGCTGCTGGAAGAAAGCaacacacgacaggagctggcTGCAATCTGCTAT GATACCAACCTGCTGGGATTCAAGGGGCCACGGAAAATGACCGTTGTCCTTCCAGGGATGAACATGAACCATGAGCGGATCCCTGTAAGGCCTCAAAAT GAACAAGAGAGCCTGGTGAACAGGTGGCAGAGCAACGTGATGGAAAACCTGATTGAGTTGCACAACAAGGCCCCCGTTTGGAACGAAGACACCCAGTCTTATGTTCTGAACTTCCACGGTCGCGTAACACAAGCTTCAGTGAAAAACTTCCAGATAGTACACGACAACGACC CTGACTACATCATTATGCAGTTTGGAAGAGTTGCCGAAGACATCTTCACCCTTGACTACAACTATCCCATGTGTGCTCTTCAAGCTTTTGCCATTGGTCTGTCGAGCTTTGACAACAAGCTGGCCTGTGAGTAA
- the tulp3 gene encoding tubby-related protein 3 isoform X1, with protein MESMKTEESHPVYSRWSYRPSSSTSFSSNSTSSGIDDDGSSLMQQKLERQRALLEQKQRRKRQEPMMVQPNTENRHRRNRTLHCDEQDPLVESQLSVSNDVILDGIDGPAAFLGSEAGDLGTKIQVRSVSKPSSPQPRHQSPPQLQSPAAEETEQDGDTATLLEPKTDIHQLLQKEGLCGSMNFDEASEPGDEANEERTGSLFSNADALRPASASSGKNIPETVIPGSLSAESVLADAANLEEFVLLPAPRGVIFKCRITRDKKGMDRGLYPTYYMHMERDEERKAFLLAGRKRKKSKTSNYLISVDATDLSRDGESFIGKLRSNYTGTKFTVYDNGINPGKNLGTLLEESNTRQELAAICYDTNLLGFKGPRKMTVVLPGMNMNHERIPVRPQNEQESLVNRWQSNVMENLIELHNKAPVWNEDTQSYVLNFHGRVTQASVKNFQIVHDNDPDYIIMQFGRVAEDIFTLDYNYPMCALQAFAIGLSSFDNKLACE; from the exons ATGGAGTCTATGAAGACTGAAGAATCTCATCCGGTCTACAGCCGCTGGTCGTACAG ACCTTCCAGCTCTACCAGCTTCTCTTCCAACTCCACATCCAG CGGCATTGACGATGACGGCAGCAGTTTAATGCAACAGAAGCTGGAAAGACAG CGGGCGCTGCTGGAGCAGAAGCAGCGGCGGAAACGACAGGAGCCCATGATGGTCCAGCCCAACACCGAGAATCGGCACCGCCGCAACAGGACGCTGCACTGCGATGAGCAGGACCCACTGGTGGAGTCTCAACTCAGCGTCAGCAACGATGTCATCCTTGATG GTATTGATGGACCGGCAGCCTTCCTGGGATCAGAAGCCGGCGATCTGGGAACGAAAATCCAAGTTCGGTCAGTGAGCAAGCCCTCGTCGCCACAGCCCCGCCATCAGTCTCCGCCTCAGCTGCAGAGTCCTGCAGCCGAAGAAACGGAACAAGACGGCGACACCGCCACTCTGCTGGAGCCCAAGACAGACATCCACCAGCTGCTACAGAAAGAAG GTCTGTGTGGAAGCATGAACTTTGATGAAGCCAGCGAACCCGGAGACGAGGCAAATGAGGAACGGACGGGTTCTCTGTTCTCCAACGCCGACGCACTCAGACCCGCATCGGCTTCCAGTGGCAAAAACATTCCT GAGACAGTAATCCCCGGATCACTTTCTGCAGAAAGTGTCCTTGCAGATGCTGCCAACCTGGAGGAGTTTGTGCTGCTGCCGGCTCCTCGTGGCGTCATCTTTAAATGCAGGATTACTCGGGACAAGAAGGGCATGGACCGCGGCCTCTACCCCACCTACTATATGCACATGGAGCGAGACGAAGAAAGAAAG GCGTTTTTGTTGGCtggaagaaagagaaagaagagcAAAACATCCAACTACTTGATTTCAGTGGATGCCACGGATCTGTCACGAGACGGAGAGAGCTTCATCGGCAAACTGAG GTCCAACTACACGGGCACTAAATTCACAGTGTACGACAACGGCATCAATCCTGGCAAAAACCTCGGGACGCTGCTGGAAGAAAGCaacacacgacaggagctggcTGCAATCTGCTAT GATACCAACCTGCTGGGATTCAAGGGGCCACGGAAAATGACCGTTGTCCTTCCAGGGATGAACATGAACCATGAGCGGATCCCTGTAAGGCCTCAAAAT GAACAAGAGAGCCTGGTGAACAGGTGGCAGAGCAACGTGATGGAAAACCTGATTGAGTTGCACAACAAGGCCCCCGTTTGGAACGAAGACACCCAGTCTTATGTTCTGAACTTCCACGGTCGCGTAACACAAGCTTCAGTGAAAAACTTCCAGATAGTACACGACAACGACC CTGACTACATCATTATGCAGTTTGGAAGAGTTGCCGAAGACATCTTCACCCTTGACTACAACTATCCCATGTGTGCTCTTCAAGCTTTTGCCATTGGTCTGTCGAGCTTTGACAACAAGCTGGCCTGTGAGTAA
- the rhno1 gene encoding RAD9, HUS1, RAD1-interacting nuclear orphan protein 1 — protein sequence MPRKAIKADKPALQFIERPVGGSKLQHAPEVRAAVNPKGFIPESLTHNSSDLNSWVNPQFDCSSAAAPPKRRGRRNGQKTSSLLDRCSQLSRKNNTRKYPSLSFCIRLKDQSQKQSRTTTTTKGAVSKVKSQPPASVCHSKTTANSAYSDSPKRQLVTAGKRNAEACPDGTASHSRSLDKLGIQSKEVTSRCRIPAEGASIPTSTKLITTEVNSVCPPPDVDTTERMWEEVNRSSSSPRFLLFAQPCTSPCSGPPETLVADTPQRDYGVKVTWRRRKGLMLMLKERGLLSDSDVLIH from the exons ATGCCCCGCAAAGCCATAAAGGCGGATAAGCCTGCCCTGCAATTTATCGAACGGCCTGTAGGAGGAAGCAAACTTCAACATGCGCCTGAAGTCCGAGCTGCAGTCAACCCCAAGGGATTTATTCCGGAGTCACTAACACATAACAGCTCAGATCTTAATTCGTGG GTAAACCCACAGTTTGACTGCTCATCTGCAGCTGCACCTCCAAAGAGACGAGGGAGGAGAAACGGGCAGAAAACCTCAAGTTTACTTGACCGATGTAGTCAGTtgtccagaaaaaacaacacacgCAAATACCCctcattgtcattttgcattCGGTTAAAGGACCAGTCTCAGAAACAGTCAAGgaccacaaccacaacaaaaGGTGCAGTATCAAAAGTCAAAAGTCAGCCTCCTGCATCCGTTTGCCACAGCAAAACGACTGCAAATTCGGCTTACTCAGACAGTCCAAAAAGGCAGTTGGTCACAGCTGGAAAAAGGAATGCTGAAGCATGTCCTGATGGCACTGCCTCCCACAGTAGAAGTTTGGATAAGCTTGGAATTCAATCTAAAGAAGTGACAAGTAGATGCAGAATTCCAGCAGAGGGAGCTTCAATACCTACCTCCACCAAGTTGATAACCACAGAAGTCAACAGTGTTTGCCCACCACCTGATGTGGACACTACGGAAAGGATGTGGGAAGAGGTAAACCGTTCCTCTTCTTCCCCTAGATTTTTACTGTTTGCTCAGCCATGTACATCACCATGCAGCGGCCCACCTGAAACCTTGGTGGCTGACACACCACAGAGGGACTATGGGGTGAAGGTgacatggaggaggagaaaagggctgatgttgatgttaaaagaaaGGGGACTCCTTTCTGACTCAGATGTACTAATTCATTGa
- the foxm1 gene encoding forkhead box protein M1, protein MRRSPRRPLILKRRKLPFLQNEPTQADKQTQHCAAGTGEPTKPAASQCLPHGIPIMNHPSMSDTQVVVIPKEADLQSIIGVLTAKGKESGVQGPNKFILLSESGSRGNGSFCQATVKEESSPAESTATQPVKSDTIHNMQDAKPLTGNQSSASCSPLDDSLTNIQWLGKMNTSALEPHLANQTIDKEKKLQAPQILQTHNTNSNPEGSHQPTLQRPPYSYTAMIQFAINSRKNRGMTLKEIYTWIEDHFPYYREVAKPGWKNSIRHNLSLHDMFIRERSPDGKTSFWTIRPDINRCLTLDQVYRPCCDPGTVSSPVPLLPCPHQHEKKNISAVRKVPASTERRIKPLLPRTDSYLVPIQLPIASSAYLPSLSGSYCPSGSKHKQNASRGTKRVRIAPKVTEGDSPAVALAPHVDLKVEPVNVPTKRETRKPPPKRQSSSSRRKQSLVNSLQDEPILLCPDNSFFDSGVVSDASTSQDVREADSTEQQQHFQGSPERELYFKTPIKSHSHLSSSTPSKPPPNVTLEPWKVTPVGKDSQSVLDFSPIRTPGGPVVTPRQEYTTFSFSSTPFKELPLFSSPRELLTPAPCRAPSTDSPTEAQLADAPAASPSNRSITEGLILDTMNDSLSKILVDISFSALDDEDLGIANISLSEFLGQFM, encoded by the exons ATGAGACGGAGCCCAAGGAGACCCCTGAttctgaaaagaagaaaacttccATTTCTGCAAAATGAACCAACTCAGGCTGACAAGCAAACCCAGCACTGTGCAGCAGGCACCGGGGAGCCGACTAAACCAGCAGCCAGCCAGTGCCTCCCTCATGGCATCCCCATCATGAATCACCCCTCCATGTCTGACACTCAGGTGGTTGTCATCCCTAAAGAGGCAGATCTGCAAAGCATCATCGGTGTGCTCACTGCAAAGGGCAAAGAGAGTGGCGTCCAAGGCCCAAACAAGTTCATCCTTCTCAGTGAGAGTGGCAGCAGGGGCAATGGATCTTTCTGCCAGGCTACTGTCAAAGAGGAGTCATCTCCTGCAGAAAGTACAGCTACACAACCAGTGAAGTCAGATACTATCCACAATATGCAAGATGCTAAACCTCTCACTGGAAATCAGTCAA GTGCAAGTTGCAGTCCTCTAGATGACAGCCTCACCAATATCCAGTGGCTGGGCAAAATGAATACCAGTGCCTTGGAGCCACACCTTGCAAATCAGACAATTGACAAGGAGAAGAAGCTTCAAGCACCGCAGATTTTACAG ACCCACAATACAAATTCAAACCCAGAAGGTTCTCATCAGCCCACGTTACAGAGACCGCCGTACTCCTACACGGCCATGATCCAGTTCGCCATCAACAGCAGGAAGAACCGAGGCATGACGCTGAAAGAAATTTACACATGGATCGAGGACCATTTCCCTTATTACAGAGAAGTGGCCAAACCAGGATGGAAG AATTCAATCCGCCACAATCTTTCTCTGCACGACATGTTCATCCGTGAGCGGTCGCCAGATGGTAAAACCTCTTTCTGGACAATTCGACCAGATATCAATCGATGCCTGACCCTTGATCAGGTTTACAGG CCTTGTTGTGATCCGGGGACCGTTTCTTCTCCTGTGCCGTTGCTTCCATGTCCCCACCAA CATGAAAAGAAGAATATATCTGCTGTAAGAAAAGTGCCAGCTTCCACTG agagGAGGATAAAACCACTGCTGCCCCGTACAGACTCTTACTTGGTTCCTATCCAGCTGCCCATTGCCTCCTCTGCGTATCTGCCGTCGTTGTCTGGTTCTTATTGCCCATCTGGCTCCaagcacaaacaaaatgctTCACGCGGGACCAAGAGAGTCCGCATTGCCCCCAAG GTGACGGAGGGCGACAGTCCAGCCGTGGCTCTGGCTCCTCATGTCGACCTGAAGGTCGAACCCGTAAATGTTCCGACAAAACGCGAGACACGTAAACCTCCTCCGAAGAGGCAGTCCAGCAGCTCCCGCCGTAAGCAGAGCCTGGTGAACTCTCTGCAGGACGAGCCCATCCTCCTCTGCCCCGACAACAGCTTCTTTGACTCTGGCGTCGTCTCGGACGCGTCCACCTCCCAGGACGTGAGAGAAGCTGAcagcacagagcagcagcagcacttccAGGGCAGCCCTGAGCGGGAACTCTACTTCAAGACGCCCATAAAGAGTCATAGCCACTTGAGCTCCTCCACGCCGAGCAAGCCACCTCCCAACGTCACACTTGAACCCTGGAAGGTGACGCCCGTCGGCAAAGACAGCCAAAGCGTCCTGGACTTCAGTCCTATCCGCACGCCGGGCGGTCCCGTTGTCACGCCCCGACAGGAGTACACCACCTTCAGCTTCAGCAGCACTCCCTTCAAAGAGCTGCCGCTGTTCAGCTCCCCCAGGGAGCTGCTCACACCGGCCCCCTGCAGAGCCCCGTCGACAGATTCCCCCACCGAGGCGCAGCTGGCAGATGCGCCCGCCGCTTCGCCGTCCAACCGCTCCATCACGGAGGGCCTCATCCTGGACACCATGAATGACAGCCTGAGCAAGATTCTGGTGGACATCAGCTTCTCCGCGCTGGACGACGAAGACCTGGGCATCGCTAACATCAGCCTGTCAGAGTTCCTCGGTCAGTTCATGTAG